Proteins encoded by one window of Winogradskyella sp. PG-2:
- the porU gene encoding type IX secretion system sortase PorU yields the protein MKNCSRFFFLFFTMLCFGQQKQFNIQWESAKTLETEFGKIEVPAFDADHFNYDADKGLIYFAQWDSDGESINKDSVILVNVTYESISHNDLKGLDTKLIPETLKYDFFNTNARGKKGHYIELSPIIKDRGVYKKVKTFNVQYNTQGNFTSNASRDENDIINSVLSTGDWYRFYIDKSGVFQLTKSFLNSLGINTNSVDPRTIKIYGNGGRMLPLLNSENYPFDVVENAVKFVGEEDGSFDSGDYILFYGEGPTTYSQESETNINLYSDKTYYYINIGSGNGKRIQSMPLVDGIADIQIDIFQDYQFYEIDEYNLAKLGRRWFGDKFDIENQRSYDFEFPNLVTDELVSFRIGLGAVSEVDTSMDISVNGSLVASRNLNAINAGSVLGSSASYNDFLNVSGDNITVTLDYNNSGNPSADGYLDYINIEATRRLMFEGDQLRFKNNDVVNTPGIAEYTISNASAVQEIWDITDRFNVTNTLNTDDQSSMSFKVQSGEERHYLAFSNADFFQPFKDTISTVANQDLKGTIFNNSLGEFQDIDYLILSPTQLVTQAERLAQINKTQYNLNVKVVDLQTIYNEFSTGSQDIAALRNFIKYVYANASTPNNRLKYVCLFGEGSYDYKDRIQNNTNLVPAWYSLSSFSLTNSFVSDDFFAMLDNTEGSMNNGDRMDVAVGRILAEDAQRAKEMVDKVNAYYQSEAYGSWRNNVLLISDDVDIAWERTLQQTTDDLGTTLETEKPFFNVRKIHTDAFEQESSAAGNRYPKVNKAIKDAIEVGALVVNYFGHGGEDGLAKERIFDKFDAQDINNVCKFNLFITVTCEYTKFDDPNRDTAGEFTFWNINGGAIALFTTTRQIFVTVGESFNEVIDDYLFAFGSNDYPSIGEVLRLSKIDNNIAGSSQKRLVFLIGDPAMKLAFPKPDIRLTKVNDVDITQPVDTLKALSYTKMAGEVVDTNGDLLSNYNGTLTATIFDKSIARQTLANDGITDDNGQIILDFTTLGEVIFKGQATVENGLFEFDFIVPRDIGIPVGNGKVSFYAQTSNPLSDQAGANFDVKIGGINENAPEDNIGPVINLFMNDENFVSGGITNESPNLLAKLQDENGINTASGIGHDITAIIDGDETNPIVLNDYYQANIDDYTNGSLSYPFRDLEPGIHTLTIKAWDVYNNSSTAEIQFTVFDKDEELVVENVLNYPNPFVSYTEFWFNHNSVEPLDVSVQIFTVSGKLVRTLNGQTTGGSKDVSSLSKDIIWDGRDDFGDKIGKGVYVYKLKVRSDRLNKQVEKIQKLVIL from the coding sequence CTATTTTGCCCAGTGGGATAGTGATGGGGAATCTATTAATAAAGATTCAGTGATATTAGTTAATGTAACTTATGAATCCATTTCGCATAATGATTTAAAGGGTTTGGATACTAAACTTATTCCTGAAACTCTCAAGTATGATTTCTTCAATACTAATGCAAGAGGAAAGAAAGGGCATTATATAGAGTTAAGCCCAATAATTAAAGATAGAGGAGTTTACAAAAAGGTAAAGACTTTTAATGTTCAATATAACACACAGGGAAATTTTACTTCCAATGCTTCAAGGGATGAAAATGACATTATCAATTCTGTTTTAAGTACCGGGGACTGGTATCGTTTTTATATTGATAAATCTGGAGTTTTTCAGTTAACAAAGAGTTTTCTTAATAGTTTAGGTATAAATACTAATAGTGTAGATCCAAGAACTATTAAGATTTATGGTAATGGGGGAAGAATGTTACCATTATTAAATTCTGAAAACTACCCTTTTGATGTTGTTGAGAATGCCGTTAAATTCGTTGGTGAAGAAGATGGAAGTTTTGACAGTGGTGATTATATATTATTCTATGGTGAAGGTCCTACAACATATAGCCAAGAAAGCGAAACAAATATAAATTTATACTCAGATAAAACCTATTACTACATTAATATAGGTTCGGGAAATGGAAAGCGAATTCAGTCGATGCCTCTTGTTGATGGTATTGCTGATATTCAAATAGATATATTTCAAGATTATCAATTTTACGAAATTGATGAGTATAACTTAGCTAAATTAGGTCGTCGATGGTTTGGAGATAAATTTGATATTGAAAACCAAAGATCATATGATTTTGAGTTTCCTAATCTAGTAACTGATGAACTTGTTAGTTTTAGAATTGGTTTAGGCGCTGTTTCTGAGGTTGATACATCTATGGATATTTCTGTGAATGGAAGCCTTGTTGCTAGTCGTAACCTAAATGCAATTAATGCTGGTTCAGTTTTAGGTAGTTCTGCAAGTTATAATGATTTTCTTAATGTTTCAGGAGATAATATTACAGTAACATTAGATTATAATAATAGTGGTAATCCATCTGCTGATGGCTATTTGGATTACATTAATATTGAAGCGACTAGGCGTTTAATGTTTGAAGGTGATCAATTACGATTTAAAAATAATGATGTAGTCAATACACCAGGCATTGCAGAATATACTATATCTAATGCATCAGCAGTACAAGAAATTTGGGATATTACTGATCGTTTTAATGTAACCAATACTTTAAATACAGATGATCAAAGTAGTATGTCTTTTAAGGTTCAGTCTGGTGAAGAACGTCACTATTTAGCATTTTCAAATGCTGATTTTTTTCAGCCTTTCAAAGATACTATTTCGACAGTTGCAAACCAAGATCTAAAGGGTACCATATTTAATAATTCACTAGGTGAATTTCAAGATATTGATTATCTTATATTATCACCAACTCAACTTGTAACTCAAGCTGAACGTTTAGCGCAAATTAATAAGACTCAGTATAATTTAAATGTAAAAGTGGTTGATTTGCAAACCATATATAATGAGTTTAGTACTGGTAGTCAGGATATAGCTGCATTAAGAAATTTTATTAAGTACGTTTATGCTAATGCTAGCACTCCTAATAATAGATTGAAATATGTATGTCTTTTTGGAGAAGGCTCTTATGATTATAAAGATAGAATACAGAACAACACAAATCTAGTGCCGGCTTGGTATTCTTTAAGTAGTTTTAGTCTTACAAACTCATTTGTTTCTGATGATTTTTTTGCAATGCTTGATAATACTGAGGGTTCCATGAATAATGGAGATAGAATGGATGTTGCTGTAGGAAGGATATTAGCAGAAGATGCTCAACGTGCTAAAGAAATGGTTGATAAGGTTAACGCATATTATCAGTCAGAAGCTTATGGGAGTTGGAGAAATAATGTGTTATTAATTTCTGATGATGTAGATATAGCTTGGGAAAGAACATTACAACAGACAACAGATGATTTGGGGACTACCTTAGAAACTGAAAAACCATTTTTTAATGTTAGGAAGATTCATACAGATGCTTTTGAACAAGAGTCATCTGCTGCTGGTAATCGTTATCCTAAAGTAAATAAGGCAATTAAAGACGCTATAGAGGTTGGGGCTTTAGTAGTAAATTATTTCGGTCATGGGGGTGAAGATGGTTTAGCTAAAGAACGTATCTTCGATAAATTTGACGCACAAGACATAAATAATGTTTGTAAGTTCAACCTTTTTATTACAGTGACATGTGAGTATACCAAGTTCGATGATCCTAATAGAGATACTGCCGGAGAATTTACCTTTTGGAATATCAATGGTGGTGCTATTGCACTCTTTACAACAACGCGACAAATCTTTGTTACAGTTGGGGAATCTTTTAATGAAGTTATAGATGATTATTTATTTGCATTTGGCTCTAACGATTATCCTTCTATAGGAGAGGTTTTAAGATTATCTAAGATAGATAATAATATTGCAGGTTCTTCTCAAAAACGATTAGTATTTCTTATAGGTGATCCTGCGATGAAATTAGCTTTTCCTAAACCAGATATAAGATTGACTAAAGTTAATGATGTAGATATAACACAACCTGTTGATACACTAAAGGCACTAAGCTACACTAAAATGGCAGGCGAAGTAGTGGATACAAATGGTGATTTGCTTTCTAACTATAATGGTACCTTAACTGCCACAATTTTCGATAAGTCCATTGCTCGTCAAACTTTAGCTAACGATGGTATTACAGATGATAATGGGCAGATAATTTTAGATTTTACGACACTTGGTGAAGTCATTTTTAAAGGTCAGGCAACAGTAGAAAATGGCCTTTTCGAATTTGATTTTATTGTACCAAGAGATATTGGAATTCCTGTTGGTAATGGTAAAGTGAGTTTTTATGCCCAAACATCTAATCCTCTTTCAGACCAGGCAGGTGCAAATTTTGATGTTAAAATTGGAGGCATTAATGAGAATGCTCCAGAAGATAATATTGGGCCAGTCATTAATTTATTTATGAATGATGAAAATTTTGTTTCAGGTGGAATAACAAATGAGTCCCCTAATCTATTAGCTAAACTTCAAGATGAGAATGGTATAAATACGGCAAGTGGTATTGGGCATGATATTACTGCTATTATAGATGGTGATGAAACAAATCCAATTGTATTAAATGATTATTATCAAGCTAATATAGATGATTATACCAATGGATCATTATCTTATCCTTTTAGAGATTTAGAACCAGGTATACATACATTAACGATAAAAGCTTGGGATGTTTATAATAATTCGTCCACTGCAGAAATTCAATTTACTGTTTTTGATAAAGATGAAGAACTCGTTGTAGAAAATGTTCTTAATTATCCAAACCCATTTGTGAGTTATACAGAATTTTGGTTCAATCATAATAGTGTAGAACCTTTAGATGTCTCGGTACAAATATTTACAGTTTCTGGTAAATTAGTGAGAACATTGAATGGACAAACTACAGGTGGAAGTAAAGATGTAAGTTCCTTATCCAAAGATATTATTTGGGATGGAAGAGATGATTTTGGTGATAAAATAGGAAAAGGAGTGTATGTATATAAACTAAAAGTAAGATCTGACCGTTTAAATAAACAGGTTGAAAAGATTCAGAAGCTTGTTATATTGTAA